The following proteins are encoded in a genomic region of Deinococcus radiopugnans ATCC 19172:
- the gmd gene encoding GDP-mannose 4,6-dehydratase, translated as MKKALITGITGQDGSYLSELLLDKGYEVHGVIRRASTFNTERIDHLYHDPHDPDARLFLHYGDLADASGIRALLEKVQPDEVYNLGAQSHVKVSYDQAEYTADVTGLGTLRLLEAIRDVGGRTGNPMRFYQASSSEMFGAAPPPQGLHTPFHPRSPYAVAKVYAYWQTVNHREAYDLYACNGILFNHESPRRGETFVTRKITRAVGRIKMGLQKKLYLGNLDAKRDWGHARDYVEAMWMMLQQDAPRDYCIATGEAYSVREFAERAFALAGLNHEDYVEIDPRYFRPAEVDYLLGDAAETREKLGWTPKTTFEELVREMVEHDLELARQERTLREAGHTVALKGAGAF; from the coding sequence ATGAAAAAAGCACTGATCACAGGCATCACCGGACAGGACGGCAGTTATCTCAGCGAACTGCTGCTGGACAAAGGCTACGAGGTTCACGGCGTGATTCGCCGGGCCAGCACCTTCAACACCGAGCGCATCGATCACCTGTACCACGATCCGCACGACCCCGACGCCCGGCTGTTCCTGCATTACGGTGACCTCGCCGACGCCTCGGGCATTCGCGCCCTGCTGGAAAAGGTGCAGCCCGACGAGGTCTACAACCTGGGCGCGCAGTCGCACGTCAAGGTCAGCTATGACCAGGCCGAGTACACCGCCGACGTGACCGGGCTGGGTACGCTGAGACTGCTGGAAGCCATTCGCGACGTGGGTGGACGCACCGGCAACCCCATGCGCTTTTACCAGGCGTCCAGCAGCGAGATGTTCGGCGCGGCCCCGCCCCCGCAGGGCTTGCACACCCCGTTCCATCCGCGCAGCCCCTACGCGGTGGCCAAGGTCTACGCGTACTGGCAGACCGTCAACCACCGCGAGGCGTATGACCTGTACGCCTGCAACGGCATCCTGTTCAACCACGAGAGCCCCCGGCGCGGCGAGACTTTCGTGACCCGCAAGATCACCCGCGCGGTGGGCCGCATCAAGATGGGCCTGCAGAAGAAGCTGTACCTGGGCAACCTGGACGCCAAGCGCGACTGGGGCCACGCCCGCGACTACGTGGAAGCCATGTGGATGATGCTGCAGCAGGACGCCCCGCGCGACTACTGCATCGCCACCGGCGAGGCCTACAGCGTGCGCGAATTTGCCGAGCGGGCCTTCGCGCTGGCCGGGCTGAACCACGAGGACTACGTGGAGATCGACCCCCGCTACTTCCGCCCCGCCGAGGTCGATTACCTGCTGGGCGACGCCGCCGAGACCCGCGAGAAGCTGGGCTGGACCCCCAAAACCACCTTCGAGGAATTGGTCCGCGAGATGGTGGAGCACGACCTGGAACTGGCCCGCCAGGAGCGCACCCTGCGCGAGGCGGGCCACACGGTGGCGCTGAAGGGAGCCGGGGCGTTCTGA
- a CDS encoding GDP-L-fucose synthase family protein, producing MRLTDRIYVAGHGGLVGSALLRRLKADGYSNVLTCSSRELDLRDQGAALAFFETERPQYVFLAAAKVGGIHANSTRPAEFLYDNLMIAANVIHAAHVTGVEKLLNLGSTCIYPRDAAQPLREDALLTGPLEDTNRAYAVAKIAAIELCDQYRAQYGDDFVSAMPTNLYGPGDNFDLMGSHVLPALIRKMVDAREAGAPTVSVWGSGTPLREFLHVDDLADACLFLMKNVSEPGPINVGTGQDLSIREVAEQIRAVVGYTGELAFDASKPDGTPRKITDVSRIHALGWHHRIALDEGLRSTVEWYLAHRGQVRGEAVAG from the coding sequence ATGCGCCTCACAGACCGCATCTACGTGGCCGGGCACGGCGGCCTGGTCGGCAGCGCGCTGCTCCGGCGCCTGAAAGCCGACGGCTACAGCAACGTCTTGACCTGCAGCAGCCGCGAGCTGGACCTGCGCGATCAGGGGGCGGCCCTGGCTTTTTTTGAGACTGAGCGCCCGCAGTACGTGTTCCTGGCGGCGGCCAAGGTGGGCGGCATCCACGCCAACAGCACCCGCCCCGCCGAGTTCCTCTACGACAACCTGATGATCGCCGCCAACGTGATCCACGCGGCCCACGTGACCGGCGTAGAGAAGCTGCTAAACCTGGGCTCCACCTGCATCTACCCGCGCGACGCGGCCCAGCCGCTGCGCGAGGACGCCCTGTTGACCGGGCCGCTGGAAGACACCAACCGCGCCTACGCGGTGGCGAAAATCGCCGCCATTGAGCTGTGCGACCAGTACCGCGCGCAGTACGGCGACGATTTCGTCTCGGCCATGCCCACCAACCTGTACGGGCCGGGGGACAATTTCGACCTGATGGGCAGCCACGTGTTGCCCGCGCTGATCCGCAAGATGGTGGACGCCCGCGAGGCCGGCGCGCCCACCGTCAGCGTGTGGGGCAGCGGCACACCTCTGCGCGAATTCCTGCACGTCGATGATCTGGCCGACGCCTGCCTCTTCCTGATGAAGAATGTTTCCGAGCCGGGACCGATCAACGTGGGCACCGGCCAGGACCTGAGCATCCGCGAGGTGGCCGAGCAGATTCGCGCCGTGGTGGGCTACACAGGCGAACTGGCCTTCGACGCCAGCAAGCCCGACGGCACGCCGCGCAAGATCACGGACGTCAGCCGCATCCACGCGCTGGGCTGGCACCACCGCATCGCCCTGGACGAGGGCCTGCGCAGCACCGTGGAGTGGTATCTGGCCCACCGCGGTCAGGTGCGCGGCGAGGCCGTGGCCGGGTAG
- a CDS encoding DUF937 domain-containing protein, producing MSINATDLIQSYFDPDAVARLAPLVGLEPELAGQVLEAGLPLQLRALAHSARTPEGEAMIAETVAALPPFGSVAGALEESGGADHLQQAGEMLVPALLGEAADGLPAQVAAQTGADPARVQALLQLALPLLLSALGQRGLKAGNVAPMLLDLEGPEPAKAATAFNEPPAGAADAAPPLEPEGAEAVPAEGTPVEPLPVVPEPPASESMPLASEVMETPEVPVEAPEPPASAVPVDAAPTAPPDPSTPQGLLKHLQTRFGGAVGQQIGAVAGFGGGVRKQAALAALPVVLAALAGKAGAGGNLDTLARPFAPLTSDDGQVNTALLDSPVEVARIEGQGRGLLASLFGDVNAVTGRLGSALGGSGDSSRRLLALLTPLVLSVLTRAHPGGLGAVPWGGLADGLKGALPPGFSSLGVLIASLTSGTPLPGAVSSAVQTTPRATVRQGPPASASPKPSPLKPPRPARFETPAAPPPPPARRRGSLPLWLIPLLLVLLLGGCWLVQNRQSAPPVTPVPETAPSAAPTSGAGTTPDATSGGAMPGMPVQPVFTAPPSGASVPAGGFALRGTGPAGEDVEVFLGDSPVGRATIGPDGTWSLDVQEAPTGPQTYTLRNGAGGEMAVLNVVVDEADAAAPDPTAAGNTVPAGTGGADAAAPETTATPDTVPATSADAGSAADLSVDRPASGAQVSGAGFTLSGTGTPGQSFEVLEDGVSIGRFTVGADGAWTRAVPAPGEGEKTYVIRSAVGDEVATVPVTVEAATNAQGAACTQPLSISLNDGETVTAPYRFGGQGSGDAYIVTVKRGDRTVGRKTVPVGAGCGWSFTSNPGVRAGQAVSVTYEIRPAGADASDAPGARLTLNVR from the coding sequence ATGTCCATCAATGCAACCGATCTGATTCAATCCTACTTTGACCCCGACGCGGTGGCCCGGCTGGCGCCGCTGGTAGGCCTGGAGCCGGAACTGGCCGGGCAAGTGCTTGAAGCTGGACTGCCCCTGCAACTGCGGGCGCTGGCCCACTCGGCGCGGACACCCGAAGGCGAGGCCATGATCGCCGAAACGGTGGCGGCGTTGCCTCCCTTTGGCAGCGTGGCCGGGGCACTGGAAGAATCGGGCGGCGCGGACCACCTGCAACAGGCCGGAGAAATGCTGGTTCCGGCGCTGCTGGGCGAGGCCGCCGACGGCCTGCCCGCACAGGTGGCCGCCCAGACGGGGGCGGACCCGGCCAGGGTTCAGGCCCTCCTGCAACTGGCGCTGCCGCTGCTGCTGAGTGCCCTGGGGCAGCGCGGCCTGAAGGCGGGGAATGTGGCGCCGATGCTGCTGGATCTGGAGGGTCCGGAGCCGGCCAAGGCGGCGACAGCCTTCAATGAGCCGCCGGCAGGAGCAGCGGACGCGGCGCCTCCCCTGGAACCGGAGGGTGCGGAGGCCGTGCCCGCCGAAGGGACTCCTGTGGAGCCCCTGCCCGTGGTGCCGGAGCCACCTGCGTCAGAGTCCATGCCGCTCGCATCAGAGGTCATGGAGACGCCGGAGGTTCCGGTGGAGGCGCCCGAGCCGCCGGCCTCGGCTGTCCCTGTGGACGCAGCCCCCACCGCCCCGCCGGACCCCAGCACCCCGCAAGGGCTGCTGAAGCATCTCCAGACGCGCTTCGGCGGCGCGGTGGGACAGCAGATCGGTGCGGTGGCTGGTTTCGGTGGTGGCGTTCGCAAGCAGGCCGCCCTGGCCGCGTTGCCGGTGGTGCTGGCGGCGCTGGCAGGCAAGGCCGGCGCTGGGGGCAACCTGGACACGCTGGCCCGGCCCTTCGCGCCCCTCACCTCGGACGACGGGCAGGTCAACACCGCGCTGCTGGACAGCCCGGTGGAGGTGGCCCGCATCGAGGGCCAGGGGCGCGGGCTGCTGGCCTCGCTGTTCGGGGACGTGAATGCGGTGACCGGACGGCTGGGCAGCGCGCTGGGCGGCAGCGGCGACAGCTCGCGCCGCCTGCTGGCCCTGCTGACCCCGCTGGTGCTGTCGGTCCTGACCCGTGCCCATCCAGGCGGCCTGGGTGCCGTGCCCTGGGGCGGGCTGGCCGACGGCCTGAAAGGGGCGCTGCCGCCCGGCTTCTCCAGCCTGGGGGTGCTGATCGCCAGCCTGACCAGCGGGACGCCGCTGCCCGGCGCGGTGTCCAGCGCTGTGCAGACCACGCCCCGCGCCACCGTGCGGCAGGGTCCGCCCGCTTCGGCGTCGCCCAAACCCTCCCCCCTCAAGCCGCCCCGGCCCGCCCGTTTCGAGACGCCTGCCGCGCCCCCACCCCCACCGGCCCGCAGGCGCGGCAGCCTGCCGCTGTGGCTGATTCCGCTGCTGCTGGTGCTGCTGCTGGGCGGCTGCTGGCTGGTGCAAAACCGCCAGTCTGCCCCTCCAGTCACCCCTGTGCCCGAGACGGCACCCAGCGCCGCGCCCACCTCTGGGGCCGGCACCACGCCGGACGCCACCAGCGGCGGGGCCATGCCCGGCATGCCCGTGCAGCCGGTCTTTACTGCTCCGCCCAGCGGCGCGAGTGTGCCGGCGGGCGGCTTTGCGCTGCGCGGCACCGGCCCGGCCGGGGAGGACGTGGAGGTGTTCCTGGGCGACAGCCCGGTCGGCCGCGCCACCATCGGCCCCGATGGCACCTGGAGTCTGGACGTGCAGGAGGCCCCCACGGGACCGCAGACCTACACGCTCAGGAATGGGGCGGGCGGGGAGATGGCCGTGCTGAACGTCGTGGTGGATGAGGCAGACGCTGCTGCCCCTGATCCCACGGCAGCCGGAAACACCGTCCCCGCTGGAACGGGCGGGGCAGATGCGGCGGCGCCGGAGACCACGGCCACGCCAGACACCGTGCCCGCCACTTCGGCAGATGCAGGCAGCGCGGCAGACCTGAGCGTCGACCGTCCGGCCAGCGGCGCACAGGTGTCCGGTGCGGGCTTCACGCTGTCGGGCACGGGCACGCCGGGCCAGAGTTTCGAGGTGCTGGAGGACGGCGTCAGCATCGGCCGCTTCACGGTGGGCGCGGACGGCGCCTGGACCCGTGCGGTGCCCGCTCCCGGCGAGGGCGAAAAAACCTACGTGATCCGCTCGGCGGTGGGCGACGAGGTGGCGACCGTCCCCGTCACGGTAGAGGCCGCCACCAACGCCCAGGGGGCCGCCTGCACGCAGCCGCTGAGCATCAGCCTGAACGACGGTGAGACCGTCACCGCGCCGTACCGCTTTGGGGGCCAGGGCAGCGGGGACGCCTACATCGTGACCGTCAAGCGGGGCGACCGCACCGTGGGCCGCAAGACGGTGCCGGTGGGTGCGGGCTGCGGCTGGAGCTTTACCAGCAATCCCGGTGTCCGCGCCGGACAGGCCGTCAGCGTCACCTACGAGATTCGCCCGGCAGGGGCGGACGCCAGCGATGCCCCCGGCGCCCGCCTGACCCTGAACGTTCGCTAG
- a CDS encoding glyoxalase, which yields MPTLITGLDHFQVEAPAGCEADARAFYGDFLGLPELRKPAALEKNGGVWFALPDGRQLHVGVAPDFVPREKGHPALRCDDIGAFVAHCDAHGIAHTSDAEAGVPRVFLKDIFGNRLEVVEGSHPSVPLE from the coding sequence ATGCCTACCCTGATCACCGGACTTGATCACTTTCAGGTGGAAGCCCCCGCCGGGTGCGAGGCCGACGCCCGCGCCTTTTACGGCGATTTCCTGGGCCTGCCGGAGCTTCGTAAGCCTGCCGCGCTGGAGAAGAACGGCGGCGTATGGTTCGCCCTGCCCGATGGGCGACAGCTACACGTGGGCGTGGCCCCCGACTTCGTGCCGCGCGAGAAGGGGCATCCGGCGCTGCGCTGCGATGACATCGGCGCGTTCGTGGCGCACTGCGACGCGCACGGCATTGCCCATACCTCCGACGCCGAGGCGGGCGTGCCGCGCGTGTTTCTCAAGGACATCTTCGGCAACCGGCTGGAAGTCGTCGAGGGTTCGCACCCCAGCGTCCCCCTGGAATGA